A DNA window from Candidatus Bodocaedibacter vickermanii contains the following coding sequences:
- a CDS encoding pyruvate dehydrogenase complex dihydrolipoamide acetyltransferase, which translates to MPIEILMPALSPTMEEGNLVKWHKKEGDTITAGTVIAEIETDKATMEVEAVDEGILGKILIPEGTDSVKVNTLIALLLEKGEDASALTGYVGTTVASSQTVEKTSAAMVEGVPVLQSSIASSDRVFATPLAKRIAEQKGVDLQHVEGSGPHGRVIKADVESFYPKAIQATSPILNVGGHHDVKLSNMRKVIAKRLTESKQSIPHFYLTLKCELDKVLAMRSEINVSREKDTRISVNDFVIKALAMALATTEDANVMWLGDAMRHFNTVDMSVAVAIDGGLVTPIIKNAELKTLSQISSEMRDLAVRARAGKLKPEEFQGGTFSLSNLGMYGIDEFSAIINPPQAGILAVGAGVEQPVIKDGNVSIATIMTATLSVDHRAIDGAVGARLLGNFKKFIENPVRMLV; encoded by the coding sequence ATGCCCATTGAGATTTTAATGCCTGCTTTGTCTCCGACGATGGAGGAAGGTAACCTTGTAAAGTGGCACAAAAAAGAAGGTGATACAATAACGGCTGGAACTGTTATTGCTGAAATCGAAACTGATAAAGCAACTATGGAAGTTGAAGCTGTGGATGAAGGGATCTTGGGAAAGATCTTAATTCCAGAAGGGACTGATTCCGTTAAGGTCAATACGTTGATTGCCTTATTGCTGGAAAAAGGGGAGGATGCTTCTGCTTTGACTGGGTATGTTGGAACGACTGTGGCATCGTCGCAAACTGTTGAAAAGACCAGTGCGGCAATGGTTGAGGGTGTTCCTGTATTACAATCATCCATTGCGTCAAGTGACCGCGTGTTTGCAACCCCATTAGCAAAGCGTATTGCTGAACAAAAAGGTGTTGATTTGCAACACGTTGAAGGGTCCGGGCCTCATGGTCGAGTGATTAAAGCGGATGTTGAATCATTTTATCCCAAAGCAATCCAGGCGACATCCCCTATATTGAATGTGGGTGGGCATCATGATGTAAAATTATCCAATATGCGTAAAGTGATTGCAAAGCGATTGACAGAATCAAAGCAATCAATCCCTCATTTTTACTTAACCTTAAAGTGTGAACTGGATAAGGTGTTAGCGATGCGATCTGAGATCAATGTGTCCCGAGAAAAAGACACTCGCATCAGTGTGAATGATTTTGTGATAAAAGCATTAGCGATGGCGTTGGCGACAACAGAGGATGCAAATGTCATGTGGCTGGGCGATGCAATGCGACATTTCAATACCGTAGATATGTCCGTTGCTGTGGCCATTGACGGTGGGCTTGTTACGCCGATTATCAAAAATGCAGAGTTGAAAACGTTGTCTCAAATTTCATCGGAAATGCGCGACTTAGCGGTACGAGCCCGCGCAGGCAAGTTGAAGCCTGAAGAATTTCAAGGCGGTACATTTAGTTTATCAAATTTGGGGATGTATGGTATTGATGAATTCAGTGCGATTATCAACCCACCCCAAGCTGGAATTTTAGCTGTAGGCGCTGGCGTTGAACAGCCCGTGATTAAAGATGGAAACGTTAGTATTGCAACCATTATGACAGCGACGCTGTCTGTAGATCACCGGGCGATTGATGGCGCAGTAGGTGCACGATTATTAGGTAACTTTAAAAAGTTTATTGAAAATCCTGTTCGAATGTTAGTTTAA
- a CDS encoding SixA phosphatase family protein, whose product MPGKLVCLMRHSEAVSQLSDVVTKDFDKPLTDHGIHQLEHVRDFLKTHHFLPDLIVCSPAVRTRQTLEWIQEALGTGAEVVFDEELYGIKADALIQKLGNLPNSKSTVLVVGHNPAISDAIQTFLNLMKSETVSVVLPAKPSQLAIFRMQTTDWSVLTTEKVELETSFEPEH is encoded by the coding sequence ATGCCAGGTAAATTAGTCTGTTTAATGCGACACAGTGAAGCCGTATCTCAACTGTCGGACGTTGTGACGAAAGATTTTGATAAGCCTTTAACGGATCATGGAATTCATCAGTTGGAGCACGTAAGGGATTTCCTAAAAACCCATCATTTCTTGCCAGACTTGATAGTATGTTCTCCCGCTGTTCGAACGCGTCAAACATTAGAATGGATTCAGGAAGCGTTAGGAACTGGCGCTGAAGTTGTATTTGATGAAGAGCTATATGGCATCAAAGCGGATGCCTTAATTCAAAAGTTGGGAAATCTGCCAAACTCTAAATCTACTGTACTGGTGGTTGGGCATAATCCAGCAATTAGTGATGCAATCCAAACATTTTTGAATTTAATGAAAAGCGAAACCGTTTCAGTTGTGTTGCCGGCAAAGCCATCACAGTTGGCTATTTTCCGGATGCAAACAACGGATTGGTCTGTGTTAACAACTGAAAAAGTAGAATTAGAAACCTCGTTTGAGCCAGAACACTAG